The window TTTTGCAGCCTCGCTTGTTTTCATTATCGATCCCACAGCCCGCGAGGCCGATTATATCCGGTTTTTCCTGCTATCGCTTTCTTTTCATTTGCTGGTTGCCTTTGCGGCATTTACGGGTAAGGGGCAGGTTAACGGGTTTTGGCAATTTAATAAAACATTGTTCCTTCGTTTTTTAACAAGTGTGTTGTACGGTGTGGTTTTGTTTTTAGGGATTGCTGCCGCCATTGCGGCCACTAACTTTTTATTCAACTTTAAGTTTGAGTGGGATACTTATGCCATACTTTGGGTTTGGATAGCAGGTTTGTTTACCACCACCTTTTTCCTGGCTGGCGTACCTGCCAATACGCAATCTCTTAACGACGATTTGACCTACCCCAAAGCATTGAAAATATTTACGCAGTTTGTATTGATCCCGCTATCAACCATATATGTGCTTATTTTATTAGCCTACGAAGTTAAGATCATTATACTTTGGAGCCTGCCAAAGGGCCTGGTATCAAATCTTATTTTAAGCTATGCGGTGTTTGGGGTGCTGTCATTATTGCTGGTATATCCCATTCGCGAACATGATGGCAATAAATGGATCAAAAATTATTCGCGCAGCTTTTATTTTTTATTGATCCCCCTGTTGGGCCTGCTGTTTGTGGCGGTTGGTGCAAGGGTTTTCATGTATGGCATTACTGAATGGCGTTATTTTTTAATAGCGCTTGCCTGCTGGCTGTTGTTTATTTGTGTTTACTTTTTAGCTTTTAAAAAGCAGAATATAAAGCTTATGCCCATCTCCTTATGTATAGTAACCATTTTATCGGTTTACGGCCCGCAAAGTGCTTTTTCGGTAAGCATGTATTCGCAAAGGCGAATTATTGTCAAATTTTTTGAAAAGCACAATGCGTTGAAAAATGGCAAATTCATCGCGGTTGATAGCACAAAGTTGAGCGAAAAGGAAGGCAGCAAAGCTGTGGCATCTTTAAATTATTTTATTTACAAATACGATATCACACCCTTGCAGCCGTATTTTAACAAGAACCTTACCGCATTGTCCGATTCGTTAGGTAAGTTGAAAAGCCGTGACTGGCGCACTACGGGAGATTATGGGCGGAGAGAGTTAAGGGAAAGCAAGTATGAGTGGGCCCGAATTTCCCTTGGCCTGCATCATTTTGAAACCTGGTACAACGAGAATGATAACGTGATGACCTGTTACTATACATTTAGCAAAAAAGAAAAAATATTAGTTGTAAAGGGCTATGATATAACCCTCGCCGCCGATGAGTATACTGATACGCTGACTAATAATTTCAACGGCATTCAAATTAAGCAAACACAAACGGCAAACGGATCATTTACCTTGAAACTCAATAGCGAAACTTTTAATTTCAGACCTTTTGATGTTGCCCGTAAATTTTTGGCGGATACAGCAACGCTTAATAAATATCACACGCCTACAGAATCTGAATATTATAAAAATTACGATCTGCCGGCTAAAGAGACTTTACTTATCAAAGAAACAGCTATGTATAAAGTAGCATTTCAGATCAACAGTATAAATTTTAATATTACCGGAAAAGAAAAGCCAGCCGACATAAAAATATTGGGCACCTATTTAATCAAAACAAAGTAGGTGCCCATAGTATCAATTCACCTGTATCACCATTGGCAAGCCTTGCATTTCCTTAACCGATTTTGCCATCCGTTTAATAAACAAGTAGTTGGTTGTTCCTCCAATAACAGCGCCAACAACCGGCACCAACCTTTCGGCAGTGCGTACGCCCAGGTTGAGGATTATTTTTTCGGCTACGCTTTCCATCATGGTTTTGCTGAGGGCAATTCCGGTTTCTACTTTAAAAGATATAGCTACAAGTTTCATAAACTCATCAAACCCCATCTGGTAGCTGCCCCTGTTATGGTACATAATAGCCATGGTAACCCTGAATTGCTGGGTTATCAGGTTAAGCACATCAACAGGCATGCCTATCACCATGGTTAAAACACCGCCGCTTCCCGATATAGCACCGCTGCCGGCAGCCATAATTGCGCACTGGTTTATAAATTTATCAAGGCCCATTTTGTCGACACCCTTTTTTACATTCAATTGGTCGATATGATCAAACACCTGCTTAAACCCATCGTGCGATAATTGTTCGGAATAGTGTTTTATATCGGTGCCTATTTGCTTTAATGATTTCATTTTAATTGATTTATGTAGTAAAGGGCAAGCCCTTGTATATTGTTACGCTATTCGCGTGCCAGTTTATAAAGCCTGTAAAAATGGCGGGAATAGGTAGTTGTTTTGTAATTAAGTTACCCCGCAGATAGTTAACCATATAAGTATCATGGTTGTTTAGTAAATTTGTGGTTCATAAAAATTTTAAGCCCAGTTGAAAAATAACATTCTTATTGTTGATGATGTACACCCCATATTTATGGATCAGGCCGAAGCCAAGGGTTATACATGCGATTACAGGCCAACCATAAAAACCGAAGAAGCTTTACAAATTATAGGCAATTACGCGGGGCTGGTTATCCGCTCAAAATTCCAGGTAAGCAGGCAAGTTTTTGATTTGGCCACAAACCTGCAATTTGTGGCCCGCGCAGGTGCCGGGATGGACAATATTGACGAGGCTTACGCCGCCCAAAAGGGAATTAAACTGATTAACGCGCCCGAAGGCAACTCCGATGCTGTTGGCGAACATGCCATAGGATTATTGCTATCATTAATGAATAATTTTAACCGGGGCGATGCCGAGATCAGGAATGGCAAATGGGAGCGGGAGGGCAACCGCGGTTACGAACTGAAAGGAAAAACTGTGGGCATTATTGGCTACGGCCATATGGGGCATAGCTTTGCCCGTAAGCTTTCGGGTTTCCAGGTTGATGTAATTGCTTACGATAAGTACAAAACCGGCTTCAGCGACCGTTATGCGCGCGAAGTAAGCATGGAGCAAATAGTAAAACTAAGCGATGTGCTAAGCATACACGTACCGCTTACATCAGAAACCAATGGGTTGATTGATGACGAATACCTGTTTCACTTTAAAAAGCCGATATTTTTTATCAACACCTCCAGGGGAAAAACCGCAAAAGTAAGCAGCGTGCTAAAAGCCATTAAAGAAGGCAAAATATTGGGTGCAGGATTAGATGTGCTTGAAGTGGAAAAATTCCCTACCCTGGCCGAGCAGGCCTGGTACGATGAGCTGCGCCAAAGCGGCAAGGTTATTCTTAGCCCCCACGTTGCCGGCTGGACGTTTGATTCGTACCGGAAGATAAGTGAAGTGATGGCTGAAAAATTGGTTAAATTGGTTGATTAGGTGAGTGGTTGATTGAGTTAGATTAAGTTGAATAGTCTACTATGAAAGGTGCAAAAACATAATCAACCTAATCTAACTCAATCAACCACTCACCCCTCAAATAAATTTGCATATTAAAACTTAAATCACTTATCTTCGTTTAATACTAAACAAGACTATGTAGGCATGGCCCATATAGTCTTGTTTGTTTTTATAGTCGTTGCGTCCTTCTTAAAAAAGGGAGGGCGGTTTTTTTTGGACAACCAATAGGATAAACAATAATTAATTTACGTGTTATGGCAGAGGTATCATACTTTACCAAAGATGGTTTAGAAAAACTAAAAGAAGAATTACAAAGGTTAAAAACAACCGGCCGCTCGGATATATCAAAACAAATTGCTGAAGCGCGCGATAAAGGCGATTTGTCTGAAAATGCCGAATACGATGCTGCCAAGGAAGCCCAGGGCTTGCACGAGGCTAAAATAGCTCAGATGCAGGAAACACTGGCAAATGCCCGCCTGCTTGATGAATCTAAACTGGATACATCAAAAGTATTGGCACTATCTATCGTTAAAATCAAAAACCTTAAAAACGGCGCCACCATGAGTTACCAGCTGGTAGCCGAAAGCGAGGCTGATATGAAAGCCGGTAAAATTTCGGTGGCATCGCCCATAGCCAAAGGCCTTTTAGGCAAAAGAGTAGGCGAAAAAATTGAGATCACCGTACCCGCAGGTAAAATTGAATTTGAAATACTGGAAGTAAGCCGGTAGTTATTGGTTGATTAGGTGAGTGGTTGATTGAGTTAGCCGTCCGTAAACTTAATCAACCACTCACCTAATCAACATAATCAACCCCAAAATGAGCATCTTTTCAAAAATTATAGCAGGCGAGATTCCGGCACATGTTGTTGCCGAGAGTAATGAGTTTTTAGCTTTTTTAGATATCAGCCCACTGGCCGAAGGGCATGTGCTGGTGATTCCGAAAAAAGAAGTTGATTACATTTTTGACCTGGATGATGAAACTTATACCGGGTTACAAATATTTGCTAAAATTGTAGCGACCGCAATTAAAAAAGCCATACCATGCAAAAAGGTAGGGGTAGCAGTTATCGGCCTCGAGGTACCGCATGCGCACATCCACCTTATTCCCCTGAACCGGGTTGACGATCTTAATTTTTCAAGGCCCAAACTAAGTTTTAGCGCCGAAGAGTTGAGTATTACAAAAGATAAGATCAAATCAGCTTTTTAAATATTGACTGCATGATCTGAAAAAAACTTAAACGGGCATTGCTTAAAGCAATGCCCGTTTTATTTGAACCCTGAAAGCAAAAGCATCCATGATGCCCCCGGCTTTGGTTAATAAGGAAATATCAGCAATGGTATTGAAATATGCCCCGGCAGCGCTTCGGTCAAATAATCCCCAATGATTTCTTTAAAATGATAACGGTGGTTAACAAGCACCAGCACATCGTTATGCATCCCGTTAATTATCACATCAACGGCCTTGTGGATATCTTTTTCCCTGATGTTGTTAAAGCCAACCGGGTAACTATGTATATGGTTTCCAACCTGTTCGGTAAACAGCCGCTGTCCATAATTTTCCTCAATATCCGGAATTCCTTTAGCCGACAAATGCGCTACAGCTACGCTGGCCTGCATGGGTTCGGCCAGTTGAACAAGGTATTTTACAACGGCAGCGCGGCAATACCGTAAATCGGCCATATAGGTTATATGTTGTATGTTTTTTAATGTCCAGTTTTCGGGCACTATCAGCAGCGGACACTGCACTTTATTTAATACACTTTGGAGGTTTAGTAAAGGTTGTCGAGGCCCATTTTGCAACGTGGTACCGCTTCCGCTTACCATTAGCCAAATATTTCTTTTGATTATCATAGCGGCCAATTGCGTAGTATCAAATCCCACGATATCCTCAGCTGATATTTCGGGCCGGTAAGCCCCCGCATCATGGCTAAGCTCATTCAGCAATTTTACTATAGGTTCCCTGGCAATCAACAACGATTGTTCAGTATGATGCCCGGCCATCACTTTTGCCATCGTGTTAACCTTATAGGTGTTGGCCACTAAAATATTGGCTTTTACCGCCTGCGCAATTGCAAATGCCAGTTTTGATGCGTGCGCCGCAGAGGCTGAGCCATCATTAATTACAATAATTGTTTTCATGGTATCGGGGTTATAATTTTCTGTCGTAAATTTCACAAACGCTTTTCACAGGAAACATGATGCTGGTCACTCTATAAATTGCTTATGATCACTTACTTACAACCATTGTTATAATATCAACGGATAAAAAACTATTCTGGTAAAATGCAGCAAGAAAATCATCGGGAGATGGCGCCGATAACACAGATCGGGCCCTGGTAAAACGGCATCACCGATTGTCAGTTTTTTTCGAACCGGCCGGTTATTTTATCAAGGTTGATCTTGTAAATAATCAATTCAACTTTTTCACCCACATCGCTGTCGTTTTCGGTTATCCCATGCGAAGGATGATTAGCCGGGTGGTTGGCCAGGGGCATTATCCGATGTATAAGGCCCTGCATCAGGCGAGCTTTTTCGTCTATATCGGTCACTTCTTCAAAACGCCCCCAGGCGACAACGCTTTTCCAGCTGAATATGCTTTGGATGTCATCAACTTCAAAACACACCTCCGGGTTCTGTCGCATCATTTCAATCTTTTTGCCATATGCCGAATGGCTGTAGATATATGGCGCACTATAAAAGTAATTTATCGGGACAATATAAGTAGTACCGCCGGCATGGCATGCTAAACGACCGGTAACCTGCTGTTTCAGCAAACTTTCAATCTGTATGTCTGTAAGTACCCCCAACATGATTTTAAATTTAAACGTTGATTAGTAACGTCAAAAGTATGCTCCGGCTACAGGTTAAAAAATGATCATTTTATCGTTTAAAAGTGATGCTCGTCACGAAACAATGACTGAAGGCGAGGTACTGGAAAAAATATGGCTCAATCAAAATAATTGATTTAACCTGGCGCACTTTTCCACAATCCGGTTCGCTTTGGAGGGGCTTAAAACCCAAAAAGCCTTTAAATCATATGATTTAAAGGCTTTTTAACATTTTTTAAATGTTTTCAGCGGAATGGACGGGACATGAACCATGCCCTTATATTGTTGAATTTCAATGTTTTTACTTTCTAAAAACCTGGTGCTCACCAGATGCTCACCTATTTTTTGCAACTGATTGAGTGCAAATGGGTTACGTCAAAGCTATGAAAAAGTATGTTTTGATGCAATTTTATTCGCCGAATTTTTAAAACTACTGTTTAAAAACTGATTATACCCTTCTCTGATTTTAATCAGAAGTTACTCGATTTTATTAATATCTGCTTATCCGGCAGATTGCTTTTTGAGTAGATGCTCTTAATCATTTTCTGGCGACAGCGTAAACGCTTTGACACTTACATCACTCTTAATTATAAAAAGCAAAACCGTTAAAGGCACAAGTACGCCACGTCTTTGCCTACACTGCAACTGCCGCGGTTGAGGTTATAAACTCGCAATCAATTCAGAATAAAAGATTAGGAATTGATTTTTTTAAAGTAATAGCAGGTGTTTTCTTTTCAAGGTATCGTTTTACCAAACCGGCATGGGATAAGGGCTTTTCTAAGTTTTCAATTTCGATATTGGTTTCATAGTCCAGGAAAACTAAATCCTTTTGCAGAGCTAATTGTGTTAGCTTTCCTAACAATGTTTGTAGCTTATGATCTAATACCCAGGCATACGTTTTTAAATAAATTTTTTTTCTGGCCTCCTGATAGTCGAGCAGCTCTGTTCCGTAAACGCCTTTTCGATGTCCGCATACCCGCCCGTTTTTTCTAACGGAGCGTTTTATGTTCTTCATGTCTTCAATCATAAATTTAGTGGTATCAATATCCTGATCTTCAAAAACTTTCAGGCCTTGCCATATTCCTTCAACGCTTTTCGCGAACGCATCGCAAAATGGAACGGGTATGTCTCCATGGGGATAGAACGGGCTAAATTGTTTGTACTCATCTATGCCCGATGACGTAAAATCTAGTATTATCGCTTCCGGGTATTTCTGAACTAATCCCTGCATTTTTTTTCGTTTGCTTTCAATAAAGATCATCTATAAGTTTTTTATGTAAGCAATCGGGATTTTTTCGAATACAAGCACTTCAGCCTGAAAAGCATCATAATGAGACCTATCACCATATTGAGGCGTCCGTTGCGTTAATGCATAATTTATCCGGGTAAAATCTGCAACAGACTCGCCAATCATCGCGTCTTTTCGGGTTGCATTCATATTGCTGAATTTTGTACCATTCCAATAAATGATCTCAGGATCTATTTCTAAAAATACAGGATTTTTAACAGTCCCGTCCCCGATCACCCGATTTAGCATAGGGTGTTTTTGGCAAAATGAAGTTCTAACATAATTTTCGAGTTTTTTGCGACTGTCCAAATCCCTTGATAGCGAATTGCCGCCGGGTGCGGGAATTAAAATTTCGTTTTCTTCGCAATATTTCCAAGAGTAAAGATAGCCGTGTTGAAGGATGGAATCAATATTACTTCGGTCTGTAAAATGATACAACTTGTAAATGCCGTTCTTTTTAATGATGATGTTAAAGGCCTCCGCATCAGTTTTGTAAATTACCTTTTCCTTCGGCTGGGCTCGTAACAGTTCAATTTCGGCATCCTGTTGTCTCAGGAAATCAGGCAGATTGTGCTCGTTTTCCAGCACTTTTTCCAGAAATGCAGTAATGTCGGCTGCGATCTCATCTGTCAGAGCCTGAAATTGATTTAACTTCGTTTTATTACGCAGTACAAAGACAGAATCTACGCTGGAAAATAAATATCTGAAGTATTGCAGCAGTTCATCAATCCTACCAGCATAAAGATCATTCAGCCATGAAAACTCTGGGGAGGATATTTTGAGCGTCAGATGGTAGTAAGCGTTTTCCTCATTTAATTCTGCCGGGATGTAAGCGTAGGTGGATTTCGGAACGAACTTTATCTCATAGTCGATATGAGGGCTTAATGCCTGATCCTGAAATATATTATCGTAGATGCCGATAAGTTCCCGGACATTAACCTGCTTGTCTTTCTGTTCATAATTAAGTAACAGTGATTTGATTTCAGCGACGTTCCCGAGAAGCCGCTCAAGCGTTCTGATATACTCCGCGTGTGCATCGGGACCGATAACTTTTTCAGACATAATAAATAATCTCCAGCCGCCTGTTTGGCATCTTTAATATAAATTTTTCGATTTGATCAAATCTGTTAACAGTAATTTGAAAAGCATAATCAGGATCTTCCCCAGCATATTCCAACTGGTTGCCGTTTCGGCGCGATAGCCTGGCACTTTTCGCAGACAAGGTTGGTTCGATACTAATCATCGCCCTTCTTTTTTCATCTGTAAAATTGACGATTACCTTACGATCGGCAATGGAGTTGTTTACCATTAAATTGTTCTCATACCTTTCGTGGCGAACGGAATCAAAAATGCACATGTCGGATTCCACGTTATCTATCGCTCTGCCATGTGTTCTGAAAAAATACTCCCTCAGAAAATCCCACATACCAGCCCATGAGATATTTTGGACGATCATAAATGACGCTGTAGTAACATGGTTTTGAGTATAGTCCTGCGGAAAAAGCCGCGCAGTATAATTTGTAAACCACAGTGCGATATCATGAAAACGCATATTGGCGTTAACATAATTTTGTAGCTGGTTAATATCGTGATGAGATGATATTTGCTGCCTGTGATTTTCCAGGATGAGCAGACAGGCCACGTTGATGGTTTCTGTTTCTACATCCTGTAAGATCAGATTTCCTTTCTTTTGCTGCAGATCAGCTAAAGATTCATACAGCTTTTGTTCGGCTATTTGTTGTGTCAGCATTTGCGAATCAATAAGTTGATAAGTTTATATTATTTCTTCAAACTCAGGTTGTCCTTTAACGGCGTTAGGTAAATACTGCCAGTAACCAATCGGTATATCAAGTACATTTTTTACCCGTTGAAAATAAGCCGTTTCCCGTACTGATAAAAACGATGGTGCAACGATGATCAGTTTTTTTATTTTCAGGCCGCTATACCAGCAGCCATAATCGAGTAATTGACCGAGGGCCTCCCTAATATTTTTTCGGGCGAGCCCGGAGGTTTTTATCTCAAGTATCGTTATTTCTTTTGCGTGATGAATGAGTACTACATCGGCAATATTATCACCAAAGCGGGTTTTTTCAATTGATATGTTTTTGTTGCTGCGTGCAAATTGCGGTCTTAAATACTGCTCTAATGCGGTAGAAATATCACTGTGAATTCTTTGGATTACACGGACGGACGGACTAGTAACCCGCTGATGCCCTCCGCTGTTTCGGGCCACACCAGGATTAAAAACGAAATCATCTTCGGGCAACACACCATCTATGAGTAACTGCAGTTCATCATCGACGATATAAGGTAAAAAACGGTTATACTGATGGCCGTCAAGTGCGGGAGCTGGCAACATGACTTCAAAAAGTTCTTCACCGGTTAGGCGAAAACGAACGTTTGGCAGTAATCCGTAATTATCCAAACCATTTTCATCTGCATCAACGTCGTGTAATTCAACTTTCACATCCTCGAAGTGATGCCTGTATAATTTTTCAGCTATACGCATAATATCAGGCTTAGCTTTGATGACTTCCAGATCGTTGATTTGTCCGACTAAAAAACGCTCCTTGGTTTCCTGGTTTAAGCTGAATAACCATGCTTTTGGAACCAATATTACATCGGTTGCAAGATCACTTACGCCTCTTATGAATCCATATTGATACCCGTCGATGATGTAACGCGGGTTGAACAGCCATTCCTCGCCACCGAAACCATATTGATTCTCAAAGGCTATGTTGGAATTTCCCTGATTGGCTTTACGCCACTTGTGCTTAATGGGAAACTGCCATCCGGTGGTATTCCAGGTTAAGCGAAACAATCGGTCAACTTCGTTGGCTGAAGTTTTTAAAACAATACGCCCATCAATCCTTTCAAATAAATGACCGTAATTGTTCACACGTGCGCTGATTTGGCTCGGGGTTGGAAACTGGTTGTCGGATGGCCGGTGCCATATACGTTTTTTTGCAATCGCAGCCGCGATCTCGGTGGTGGTGAGCGGGCTAGCCGCATTGGTTAACAAGGAGGCTATTACATCTTGCAGATCGGGTTGTGACATGGTAAAAAAGGTTAATGGTATGCTAATTAACCTTTTAATTTTTATAAAACAAAAAAAGCAGGCAGGTACAGTCTATTTTATACTGTATCCGATATTGTTCCTGCTTCATAGCTCTTTCAATCCTCTGGCTTCTCTCTCGTATCTGCCATTCTAACTATCCTTGGCTCAAATTTGGCTAATACCTCCACCAAACGGGTTTCTCTATTTGCCTTTATTCTATATTTACATGATGATTAAGAATAATAGCTATATGTTAATAACATATAACAGTTACCCTTAATATATAAATAGTATGATGTTTTATATCCTTATTATTGTTGTAGCTTTCGATACAACTAAGAATTAGGATCAGAATCATAGCCATTAATCAACCTTTTATATTGATGTCAGCCAAGTTTTTTACTAACCGAGAGGAAAAAAGTTTATTCAAGAAGTTTAAAGGAGCCATAGATCATATGGCTGATATTTACGCGTTCCATGCTGTTGTTGGTTATTTTAGGGCTTCTGGATATTTCCCCATTCGCGAACATTTACACAAAGTACCGGAAGTTAAAATATTAGTTGGCATAGACGTAGATCAAATTAGTGCGGAAGCCAAGCGTAGGGGTCTATTATTTTTTGGAGATCCGGACCGTACTCGTGAAGAGTTTGTTAAATTAATGCGCCAGGATATTCGTGAAGCTGAATATGCTAAAGAAGTTGAAGATGGTATCCTGCAATTTATGGAGGATGTTATTGATAAAAAGATTCATATTAAAATACATAAAACTAAAAAGCTCCACGCCAAAATATATGTCTTTTTACCAAAAAAATTCAATGAATACAGTGGTGGAGAGGTGATTACTGGCTCATCTAACCTAACAGATGCCGGGTTAGGAATAAAGAATGAAGGCAATTACGAGTTTAATGTTGCATTAAGAGATTATGAAGAGGTCGCATTTGCCGAAATGGAATTTCAAAAACTATGGAGCGAAGGAGAAGAGATTCTACCAATTGACATAAATCGTATTAAAGAAGGAAGCCACATTGGACAGTTATATAAACCGTTTGAAATTTACATTAAGTTACTTATAGAATATTTTGGAAAAAACATTGAATATGATCCCGACTCAGTTGGAGATCTTCCCAAGAACTTTAAGAAATTAACTTATCAGATTGATGCTGTCAATCAGGGATATAGTATGTTGTTGGAACATAATGGTTTTATGCTGGCTGATGTGGTTGGTCTAGGCAAGACAATTATTGCAACGTTAGTTGCTAAACGCTTCCTTATTGCAAATGGGACAATAAATACAAAAATACTGATAGTATACCCACCTCATTTGGAACAGAATTGGAAAAGTACTTTTAGCCAATTTGGTCTTGATAAACATGTTCGCTATATAAGTAATGGGAGCTTACATAAAATAATTGAACATAAAAATGATGATTATTGGCCCAAAGAAGATTACGATTTAATATTGGTTGACGAGGCTCATAAATTCAGGAATCATAAAGCCCAAATGTTCCAACAGCTTCAGCTTATCTGTAAAACACCACGCTCTGTTGAAGGAAATGTATTAGGATTACGAAAAAAGGTGATCTTAATTTCGGCAACACCCTTAAATAACCGGCCCGAAGATATTTATTATCAACTTCAATTATTTACTGATGCCCGGAAGTCTACCTTGCCGGTTACAAACCTGCAAAGTTTTTTTGCGCCGCTAATTAGGAAATATAAGGAAGTATTATCGGCAGCAAAAGTAACAGGTAAACCGGATATTAATGAACTAAGGAAAATCTATGGGATCATTCGCGAAAAAGTATTGCAACCTATTACTGTGCGGCGCACCCGAAAAGATGTAGAGTCGTATGGAGATTACAAAAAGGACCTTGATGAACAGGGCATTAGATTTCCAGCAATAAATCCCCCAATTTCTATTGAGTATGAACTTGGGCCTGAGCTAGGGCCAGTATTTGTTAGCACTATTGATTACCTTGTAGATAAGATTGCTTATTACAGATACCGGGCAATAGAATATCTTTTGCCCGAGATTCAAAAGAAGTATTATACACAAGCAGAAACAGCGTCGAAAACGCTTGCATTCATTATGATGACCCAATTGGTGAAGCGGTTAGAAAGCTCTTTCGATGCTTTTAAAATATCATTGGATCGCTTCCATCTCTCCACGGTTCGTATGATAGAAATGTTTGATAAAGGGAAAATTTATGTTGCGCCTGATGCTCAAATCAATGATTTGATGAACAAGGGTTGGGATG is drawn from Mucilaginibacter ginsenosidivorax and contains these coding sequences:
- a CDS encoding helicase-related protein, with the translated sequence MSAKFFTNREEKSLFKKFKGAIDHMADIYAFHAVVGYFRASGYFPIREHLHKVPEVKILVGIDVDQISAEAKRRGLLFFGDPDRTREEFVKLMRQDIREAEYAKEVEDGILQFMEDVIDKKIHIKIHKTKKLHAKIYVFLPKKFNEYSGGEVITGSSNLTDAGLGIKNEGNYEFNVALRDYEEVAFAEMEFQKLWSEGEEILPIDINRIKEGSHIGQLYKPFEIYIKLLIEYFGKNIEYDPDSVGDLPKNFKKLTYQIDAVNQGYSMLLEHNGFMLADVVGLGKTIIATLVAKRFLIANGTINTKILIVYPPHLEQNWKSTFSQFGLDKHVRYISNGSLHKIIEHKNDDYWPKEDYDLILVDEAHKFRNHKAQMFQQLQLICKTPRSVEGNVLGLRKKVILISATPLNNRPEDIYYQLQLFTDARKSTLPVTNLQSFFAPLIRKYKEVLSAAKVTGKPDINELRKIYGIIREKVLQPITVRRTRKDVESYGDYKKDLDEQGIRFPAINPPISIEYELGPELGPVFVSTIDYLVDKIAYYRYRAIEYLLPEIQKKYYTQAETASKTLAFIMMTQLVKRLESSFDAFKISLDRFHLSTVRMIEMFDKGKIYVAPDAQINDLMNKGWDEERIDEYILELSIENPKNQIFVPEDFDDKFLVFLKEDLVNIDAICKEWKKIHLDPKLGVFKKLLTQELLRKDYNPSGKLVIFTESKDTAKYLFKEFSQWGYEQQTLMISAENRKSMQSRILSNFDANLPGKQTDDIKYLITTEVLAEGINLHRANILVNYDTPWNATRLMQRIGRVNRIGSTAEVIYNYSFYPSRESDALISLYNNAYIKLQGFHSAYGEDAQVYTREEVLEQVTLHIKGLPEEEDKRLKYLEFIRDFRNKNEKEFKRIARLPLRARTARDTQQADRKNMKGQTLVFLKSDYKMDFFKVADKKIEPLSFVEAAEIFEAKPNELAADELASYHHTQVQMAVKKFEEDLLTQSSDALSGPHADAKTNQAKKFIREEKANSTDEKFRKACELLYALLETGTYTNLAAEINQVRLKCDKNQMPVAKAHNLLLTYAVKYGHQVNNDDDEQPELPVTITDKPAIIISETFTL